The following are encoded together in the Humulus lupulus chromosome 5, drHumLupu1.1, whole genome shotgun sequence genome:
- the LOC133778818 gene encoding WAT1-related protein At5g64700-like — MDLGFKKWFKWSQVVLAMLMVQVFSTGMQVLSRVVLVKGTFVFALITYRNVVAALCVAPLAYYFEIRDHEMKFDWQVWFWLFVNALNVVGTTGLFYYGLKDTTATYATNFLNLIPIVTFVVSVITRMERLRLGTKPGKVKTIGALLCVSGAIVTGLYKGKEFFIGHHHDESLSGHNNSSSAMASHSHWARGTILLVVSSLAYSSWFIVQVKLQKLLPYVYLSTMLTCILSSFQSVLLGLCLNTDSIAWSLGWNLQLVTVIYSGILATAVNLCLLSWAISVQGPTYPPMFNPLALIFVAFLEALTLGEPITVGTLMGVVLIIFGLYSFLWGKRKEIKSLSQQKVGFHEVEPVNSNTQLGEKSQTCTVDFGH; from the exons ATGGATCTAGGGTTTAAAAAATGGTTCAAATGGTCACAAGTAGTGTTGGCGATGCTAATGGTGCAAGTATTCTCAACAGGAATGCAAGTGTTGTCTAGAGTTGTTCTTGTAAAGGGTACTTTCGTTTTCGCTCTTATTACTTATCGAAATGTTGTTGCTGCTCTTTGTGTCGCTCCTCTTGCCTATTACTTCGAAATaag AGATCATGAAATGAAGTTTGATTGGCAAGTTTGGTTTTGGCTCTTTGTCAATGCCCTAAACGT GGTGGGTACCACGGGACTGTTCTACTATGGTCTAAAAGACACAACAGCTACATATGCTACCAACTTTCTCAACCTTATTCCCATAGTCACTTTTGTAGTCTCAGTCATCACAag AATGGAGAGACTGAGATTGGGAACCAAACCAGGCAAAGTAAAGACAATTGGTGCTTTGTTGTGTGTGAGTGGAGCCATAGTCACTGGCCTTTACAAGGGAAAGGAATTTTTTATTGGTCATCATCATGATGAGTCATTATCTGGTCACAACAACAGTAGTAGTGCCATGGCATCTCATTCTCATTGGGCACGTGGCACAATCTTGTTGGTTGTGAGCAGCCTTGCTTATTCATCATGGTTCATAGTCCAA GTAAAACTTCAGAAACTTTTACCATATGTGTACTTGTCAACCATGTTGACATGCATTTTGTCTTCATTTCAATCAGTGCTCTTAGGCCTATGTTTAAACACAGACTCCATAGCTTGGAGTTTAGGCTGGAATTTACAGTTAGTTACTGTAATCTACTCG GGAATACTAGCAACGGCAGTGAACTTGTGCTTACTTTCATGGGCAATATCAGTGCAAGGCCCCACATATCCACCCATGTTCAATCcactagctctaatttttgtgGCATTTTTAGAAGCTCTCACACTTGGTGAACCCATCACAGTTGGAAC CTTGATGGGTGTAGTGCTTATCATTTTTGGGCTGTACTCTTTTTTGTGGGGAAAAAGAAAAGAGATTAAGAGCTTGTCTCAGCAGAAGGTGGGATTTCATGAAGTAGAACCAGTCAATTCTAATACTCAGCTTGGTGAAAAATCACAGACATGTACAGTTGATTTTGGACATTAG